A window from Cryptomeria japonica chromosome 1, Sugi_1.0, whole genome shotgun sequence encodes these proteins:
- the LOC131857784 gene encoding uncharacterized protein LOC131857784: MKGWWKVNFDGASKANSVPSGAGVIVRDWKGEVLVLGAQKLEEDTNNLVEASATLLAIRMCKLLGLQKLHLEGDSLIIIQALMKEGIEAWHLQGWIYNIIEELNFFEDFQLIHVRCIGNVEAGILSKWALTFEAVGEFRMEDFQKVIFEDDMGSGN, translated from the coding sequence ATGAAGGGATGGTGGAAAgtgaactttgatggagcctcgaaAGCCAATTCGGTTCCATCGGGGGCAGGAGTGATAGTAAGGGATTGGAAGGGTGAGGTCCTAGTGTTAGGAGCTCAGAAATTGGAAGAAGACACAAATAACTTGGTTGAAGCTTCAGCAACTTTGTTAGCAATTAGGATGTGTAAATTGTTAGGTCTTCAAAAACTGCATTTAGAGGGTGATTCTTTAATTATTATCCAGGCATTAATGAAGGAGGGGATTGAGGCATGGCATCTGCAAGGTTGGATTTACAATATCATTGAAGAACtaaatttttttgaggattttcaattAATTCATGTGAGGTGTATAGGGAATGTAGAAGCTGGTATACTTTCCAAATGGGCTCTTACATTTGAAGCAGTTGGTGAATTTAGAATGGAGGACTTTCAGAAAGTGATTTTTGAGGACGACATGGGAAGTGGGAATTAA